The Pseudopipra pipra isolate bDixPip1 chromosome 8, bDixPip1.hap1, whole genome shotgun sequence sequence ctctgcagcaTCCCAAGGGATCCTGAGGTGGCACAAAGGGCCTGCCCTGACTCCTGCTGCTATGGAAAACAAATTCCAGTTTCTCAGacaagcagctgcagcaggagctgcacaaACAGTCactaaaaatgcttttccacCGCTGCAACTCCCACGTGCCTGGAGATGAGTGTCATTCCCGAGGTGTTGggaaggcagggcagcaggcaggtggtttcccatggcagcagggaggCTGCCATCCACTCACACCTCAGGGATGCTGAGAGCAGTTCATTTGCACAGGGGTTCCAGGGCTCCTGAGACTGTTCCAGAAAGCTTCTCAGTGGCAAGAGTGGCAGCAGCCAAAGTGCCCAGGTATCCAGAAGAGTTTAAACAGGTCTCTGCTGTGCCCCCAGGGTTAGTTTTGATCTCATATATGGAAGGTGAAAGATCCACTATCTCTTTTCTTGCTTTAAATCTACCAGTCAACAACTAAACAGGCTTCAGGGGTGAAGCTCGAAGAAGAAAACCACATTGCTGGGAAGGGTCACAAGTTCCAGGATGAACAAGGCTACACAAAAAGGCAGCTGCTCAAGTGAGCAAAGTGAGTAAATTGTGTTGGAATGCACTTCCAGTCAAAGTGCTTTGGAATATAATGAAAACTTTGATAGCAATCCGTTGAAAGGGAACCACGCTGCACTTGTCTTCCCTAATTAATTCCATCAGGCCTCCCTCACTAAAAACACTCccaaaattaaaagcagagaTGCCTCATATGTTACTTCAAAGCAGTGAAGAGGCAGCATGGAAATGCTTATCCTTGGATGGCAAACTCTCCTGTGAGCAATTCCAGAGCCTTGAAGGCCTTCACTGTGAAGCTGCTGAACAAATGTAAATAGCTGGAATAGAAACCACAGTCTCACTGATGGAGAAGTGAGATTATCCAACCACCAAGATCAGCTGAAGTGCTTCCAAAAGAGCAGCTCTGTTCTGAACATTAGCTGAGAAGTTTTCTTCACATACTACAACAGAAAAGTCCTTCCTTCTGTTTCGACCTTTTGTGCAGTACCAGAGAGTGGAATGTGATCATCTTCTTGAAACTcaattatttttacagtatCTAACTTTGATTTAAGTACTCATCAGTGGAGACTTTTCCCAAGTACCTTCCCTGCTCAGACATAAGCCCTTTTCAAGGCTCAGGTACATCTGTTTTCCATGACTAACCACTGGCTCTCCGTGTCTGCTGGCTCCCAGAAGTCCTGTTAGCCTGAGTGTCCCAGTGTAATTTGTCTAACTGGATCTGCAGCCCACCTTGAACTTTAGCAGCATCCTTCCCATTCTTGCTGTCCATCTCTAATCCCTCTCCCATTTGTCAGCATTCTCCCCGAGCTGCTGACGAAGTCAGTGACACAACATCAGCAGAGGACAGATGTGGAGGCAGCACATCCAACCCCTCAACCACGTTTCAGGTGCAGAATCTCCAATATTTATCTTATACTGGAGCACTTTACCAGCTTTCTGTCATTTGCAAAAGCAAGCAAACATTTGGAAAAGGAGAAACCCGGGAGCACAGGTCAGCAGAAGCTGGGAAGCCAAGCAGCCACTGTACCTTGTGGAGGTCCTGGATTTCAGTGAAACTATGCCAAGCTGTGCCAGAATTTTCCGTGCACTGGTTGTCATGGCAGTCAGGCACAAACTCAGCATCCAGCAAGTGTCCAAGCCCTACATGGAAACAACTTATGCTACATTCTGCTTTGGCAATTAAAATAATGCCAACacttgacattaaaaaaaaaaaagatattaagccaAAGAATTCAACTAATTGTATTCCAATATTTAGACCAGTAATAACAtaacattaataataataattcagtCCTCTAAAAGCAATCAGGTTTCAGGGTCAGTCAGGCTTTTGTATCATTGAATACTATGTTTGAAAAACccaacacacaaacaaacaacaaacaaaaactcaacCAGTGAGCTTCTCTTCTACCAGTTCAGGCACTTGATTAATTgttgaattaaaacaaacaaacaaacagcttgATTCAGACCTGGCAGGACTGTGTTCTTACTGCCTGCAAATCAAGAATTTTAATTCAAATGTATCTTGTTAAAGGTAAAGTCGTCATATCTAGAACAGATTTCTGATTCCATGTGAAAGCAACACGCTGCACACACCTTCCAGCTACATTTTCACTGCAAAACAAACCTAAACTGTTCAGCCTGTTCAGCTCACACAGCTCACACACAGCTACTGCTGGCATGATGCCAACATCCAGCAATAATGGAATTCAGAAAATGCCCAATTGTGAAAATGCTTTAACTCCAGAAGTTCTGATACTGCACTGAGGAAGTCCTGCATAccttcaaaggaaaagaaaaaaacatctccAGCCACCGAgttgtatttctgcttttactgAAATAAACTCTAAAAATACTTCTAGCCAATATTTACATATTTGATCCAATTACTCTGCAAACCCTCCTGGTTAATAAGGTCCAGACTCTTACAGTAATTATCAGAAGTTCTTACAATGAAGCACTGTGCTTTTGGGAAGGATCAAATGTCTGCTGAACATTTAACCAGCATTCCCAAGTCCACGAGATGTTCCTGCAACACGGTATTTCCCCAGCTGCCCCTGAAGGCAGCAGCATTTTCAGAACACAAACTGCTTTCCAGATACTGAAGCCACCCTGTAACAGGTAAAAGGGCATTTTATAATGATGGCAGATCGGATCATTGGCTTGAAAAATCCAAGACAGGTTTTGTAATAAAAGTCTCATTCAGGTCCCAACATCATTTCtcagttttctgtgttagcacTGGAAAGCTCTTGTGTCTTCTTCCACATCCTGCTGGTCTGTCTGTGCTTCATTTCTCCACCAGCCATGTCTTCTCAGTTAATACAGTCTCTCACCGTGCTGCTCAACTGCTCGAGGCACAGCGATCTGTGTTTTCAGGTAAATACACTCCCATGCTCTGTAAAATGTTGGAGGTGGGTCCTGCCAGGCCAGCCTGAGCACTGTAGGATTCCAGCAGGTTGGCTACCAGGTTCATATCCACATCAACTGGTGCCAAATCTGGGTCTTCAGCTCCACAGCCAGGGCCAGCACtctcagatggagctgctttaaCAGAACTTGCCTACAGCAAGTACAAAGTGAAAGTTTTATCAAACTGCataaacagattaaaaaaaaaaaaaggaaaatccgcgagggaaaagaaacaaggaaacaaTTCTGCAGCCAACAAAGTCCAGCACATTCCACAGTCTTGACAGACAGGAATTTAGCCACCAAATGCTCATGCCAGCTAAAAATCATCACTGTCCACTACACACTCCAAGCTCCAAGGGAAGGACAGAAAGCGTTGCTGAGTCCTGGCTCAGCTTCCTATGGGAGCAAACTACTACAGGAACTCACAagttcagctgcagctgctcgCCTCACTactgaaaacagggaatgaaACTAAGGCTTGGAAAAGAGGTGCAAGTTAAAGCTTAAAATGCACTATTATGGTGCAACCACAGCACGTTTTGCTTGCACGTGGGAAGGTTTTTGATCAGCACATTTCCACTTTTCTACTAAAGCTCTCGAAATCCCCATACTACAAACTGGAGCTCAAGGCATACTCACCCCTTTCTTTTGGGTGGTGAAACTTTTCCCAACATTGGTCTGTGCCAGCTCACGGTCCATCTGATCCATGTATGACTTGAGGCTGCCTATGAGCTCATCAGGTGATACCTTCTGGTCTTGCCCTTCATTTCCAGCACCTGAGTCTTCATCATCCTCGTCCGAGAAACCAAACTCCTCCTcttcatccagatcatcagaATCCAGCTCCTCTGAGTCTGCCCCTGGGTATGATTTTGTGTCAGTACAGACAGCAAACGTGTCAGCAGTGATTTGTTTCAAACAAAGAAGCAATCTCACCTAAAATTCTGTCTAAGGCTTTTGTAAAAGAATCTACGTCAAAGGTAACGTGGGATTCGTCAGATGACCTGaaatataaaagcatttttgaaTAAATAAAGCTTTTATGCCTGCCTAAGCCCAACACAGGTATAATGGCACAGGGATTTCTGTCAAGCCCAGACTAAAGCTGGGACATTTGAACTGATGGTCTTAGAAGTGCTCAGAAGTTTGAAGCCTCTATGGGTTAGAAACGAAACAGTGGGTGGAGGAATTCCTggcatgaaagagaaaaattttaaagaCCACAAAGCCAAACTAAGTAAGAGAGTGGCAGAAAATAGCTCAGCTTCCAGCATTTTTACCTGCACCAGTGTTGGAGTGGTCACCAAGCTGGTTTAAGAGCAACTCTGTATATTCACTATTCCCATAGGTTTGTTTTTCCCATGGGCAGGCCTCTGTCAGCAGAACACTTTCAAACCCTGATTCTCTACATCCCAGAATCAACCAAAGGGCTGCAGCACAGTGGAACTCCCTGCACCTGACAGCAAACTCAAACCCACCCCTACCATGGCATTTCTGCTCCTTCGTGTGTGGAGACTTTGGACACAAAGGCCTTCATGCTCTCAGCAACTGCTTCCAAGGCGTATTTCTGCTCTTCCTCGTTTGCGGAAGGAAGGGACTCATTTCCTGCCTCCTTCAGCATCTGATCCAGAGCATCTGGTGTAATATCCAGCCAACTGTCATCTGAAGGAACACAGGACAGATCTGTTACTCAAACCACACAGCTGAGAGCACTGCTACCATTTGGCAGCTTGTTTTTGCACTGGTGAGCTTTTGGGCTGCCTCTGGGTCACATAAGGCAGTGAGAGGCTGAGGAGAGCTGAGAATTCATTTCACTGCTTTAACACTCTGCTTTGCATGAAGCTTCAAACTAGTCACAGAGAATCCTTCTGCCAGTATATGAAGGAAGAAAGACTTATGCTTTAAAGAGAGAGCCAATCCAATATTTAGTCTTAATGAAAGTTGGATTGGCTCTCCCTTTATAGCCATGAacattccctctctccccccacaAATAATCATGTGACAGGAATAATCCCCCCTTCCCCAGTCCAGCTCACCATCCTCTGGAGGAAGACAAGCTGCTTCTCTCTCAAATTCCTTCAAATCAATGGGTGTTGTCTGTAGCAAGGCCAAGATTTCATCCCCTGGGCTCACTTCAACAGAgctagaaggaaaaagaaaaaaaatcaatttattgaAATGGATTCAATGGCATCATGTGCTTTACATTCAGGTTTTCACTCAAATTCTCTATTTTCACTTCTGGGCAAACCTGTCAAAAGGTAAGTGAGCCTGGGGGAAGTACCAAAATACTACACACAGCATTTGCCAAAACAAGACACAGTCAGTTGCTGTAATTTGTAGCTGATGGCTCCAAAGCCCActtcttgtgtttccttttctttatatttattttgcctTGGTAAATACGAAGATTGCCAGATCCCAAACAGCACAGACTGGAAACTCAAAAAACTAACAGTCCAGATATTATGAGCTGGCAAACCCTCAGCTATTTTTGTAATGATTTGTTTCTTGGATTTGATCTTTTGGAGCAATGTACAGCCAGCTGCCTGTCTTGAGTAGAGGAGACAGATTACTCCAGATTTATTATTCACTGGGACTGCTTTTCAATGAAACTTTTATACACTTTCCATAGTCAACCAAGCAAATAATGCTTGTCAGTCACCTCTTAACCCACTTGGAAGGGCTTAACACTTTACAAAACCAAGATAAATAGTTACCCAAGCAAAAACCTCTACTAGTAGCAAGTATTCTAGAGGAATACTGCTCCCAGCCAGAGCACCACAGCACTGTACACTGGCAAATGTACAATGGGGAAACAGGCTCAGGTTTTCTGTAACAGGAACTTGAGAAGGTAAGTTAAAAGTATTTGTAGGCACTGTGTATGATACTCATGAATTTCGAGCAGCTCTTACCTTTCTGGAGTGGTAACAGATTGCTGGAAATAATCCTCTGCCATATGCAGGAGTTCTGAGTACTTGGCAGACCCTTCCATTTCTCCCTGTCACAAGgatgagcacacacacacacaaaattacACGGGCCCACAGAGATTTCTGGTGTTATGTATGGATCATCAGAACACTGAAATCTAGAGGCACGCAAACGAAATGTAAAGCAGTGAAATCAGACTTCACACAACCATATTGTGATTTCCTTCACTCAAGTGTATCTCTCCCCTTTATTCAGATGAATGAATTCATCCACAAATCCTGCTTTTTCCTTAttcatttccaaaagaaattaatttcaaaaggGGAACAAACTGCATGTCACACCTTTAAAGACATTAATTCATTTTCCATAGAAAGAAGCATTagattccctgccctgctgcaacTACTTACACAAGTTCAAGagctaaaacatttttattggaATGTTTAtaagacacagacacacaactTCACCTTGAAATAATCCTTGTCCTTCAGGCTCCTGAGGAATCTCTCCCACAGGGGACCACTGAGCACATTTCTCTTGGAATCAGGAGATACTTTGCTGCTCTTGGAGCACAAAATTTCAAAGCCATGAGCCTGTATAAGAGATGTAAAAACAAGGAGGTTCTCAAGGTGTAGCAAACTTTGCTCACAGTTTTCTGGACGAGCAGGCAACTCAAAAAGCAAAGAGTCATTCCCTGGACATACATAAACAGGCAAACTAAGCACAAAATGCATAAGAAATCCTCACCAGCTTCATGCCCAGCTCATGGGCTCTGTGCTGAGGGTGAGCTGGGGCGGGCAGTGTGTATCCACTGCGTCTGTCTGGAACAAACTTCTGCTGCGCCAGCTGTGCATACAGACACCGTGTGAAGGTAACCTGCAACAGCCAGAGCAAACAGAACCGCTCACTGCGGCGTCACTGGGTCGGGTACAGGCAGCAGCTTTCCACCAGGCTCCTCTAAATCGTGGTTTAAGGCACCAGCATTACGGACAACACCTCAAACCGCATTCAAACACACCCTAGGGACGTTTTTCTAAGATATGTTGCTTTTCAGGTCTTACAAAGTATATTCCAAGTTGACATCCCTACATAGACATGAGCTTCTGTCAGTCTAAATACATTAGAAAAGACCCTAAGTATTCAGTACTCACACCAACAAGGTGTATTTCGAAAAACTGCAAGGGCTTTTTTCTGTTAGTGAAACCAAAGCTGAGATTTCAGCAACAGTgtagaaatttaaaatttgaCCTCAAAGCTTCTTTTCAGGAGTCTAGGGGTATAACAATGTCAGAAAATGTATCAGATGCGACACAAAGCTCATGAAACACTTCATAAAGTGCGTGAGCACAGCTGACAAGCTGAGAAGCCTTGGCATGAACAGCTGGGGGTAGTTAGCAGCAACTCCTgttggctggcagtgctgtcaAACTGCTCTGAATACAGAAGGGGATCGGTTTATTCAGCGAGCATTTCAGCAGAGGGACTATTAGCACAGCCTCCCGTTTCAGAAACATTTACCTCCTGCTTAGCCCTTTGAAAGCCCAGCTGTGTCAACGTGAAGGCACACAAGTTATTAATGTGACAAACTGGAAGTTATTAAAagttcataaaaaaataaacaaaccagaaaacatcCTGTTGTAAAAACTGAACGCACATATTCACACCACTGCCCACAGAGCCCCTGCCAGTCACAGAAGCGAGCTGCCAGGTTGATCTGGGTCACTGACCACGGTCATCACGCGCTGGTCCGCAGGGAAGGTCTGGAAAGGGCGACGGCAGGCCCGTAGATCCGCCGGGTCCCGCAGGTAGAAGGCCTGGACTGCGGCGGCCACCAGGGAGGGGCGCTGCCGCAGCACCGCCGCGATGCCCGCCGGCACGTAACACCGGGCTCGGTGCAAGCAGGCCTGCAGCTTCTCGGGATACCTTGTGTCACACAACAGCCACAGTCAGTGTACTGCCAGCCCAAACCACTCCTTTGTCACTGCCAGTCCCATTTTCACTGCAATATTAACCCGTGTTATTCTGAAGTTAAAACTCGCTTCTGTAACAGATGTAATAtcccacacacatacacactaATGCCCACACTGGGGAGTCACTGAGAACTGAGCTAACGTATTCAGCTATACAGTGTCCTTCACCACACCCAGGGTGGAAGTCATCTGGCTCACACTGTTGCAAAAATTAATGGGCAGTGCTGTGATGCTCTGAAAAATACGCTGGTTCTACATTTTAGTTCAaatcctctttttcctcctgcaaaGGGGTCCCAAAGGCTCACAGAACTCTGAGATTTTTCAGTACAAGAGGGATGGGAAGGAAGAATAACTTGTCATTGCCAGGTGTGGAGTCATAGCAGTGAACCAGTTTCAGAGCCCCCAGATCACAGTCTACAGGACACTGATCCCCCTCTTCCCAAGAATGCCACAGGAAAACCTCTAGCTGGTGGTTTCTGGAAAGGAATCGACTTTATCACTTTATCTGTCAGGGAAATCTTTAAACCCCAGACAGCCCAGTAATCAAAACTTACTGTGGCAGAAGACCAAAATAAAACACCCACATACCCCTCAATGCGTTTGTACACGGCAGCTCTGATGGGCTCTGCAGCCAGGAACTCCTCAGCACGGGTGGATAACAGTGCCAGTGCCTCTGAGACTGTTGGACAGGGAGCAGACAGGTCCCATTCCTGCTCCCCAGGCTCTGACAGAGGAATGATGTGCAGCTCTCCTTTGTAAAAGAACACCTGGCGGAGGGGAACGTTCCCGTCAGAACAGGCACACGCTGAGCTATGGGAAACTTAATTTCATAtac is a genomic window containing:
- the ECD gene encoding protein ecdysoneless homolog — its product is MAMGAGGAGPLTAAPACARIAISSSAPPPRRHRAAPPAGAERGRAAMEPIGRAAVMEPLGRAAVMEPLGRAAAVGPLGRPALPEDAVRYRLFAPGPGGQELLRRCAEAALVRLAPLLAAYVWHRQPFRLRYEPARGEIPEHIGGTTLFGDNVEDEWFIVYLVREITRDFPGLAARIDDNDGEFLLIEAADFLPKWLNPENSENRVFFYKGELHIIPLSEPGEQEWDLSAPCPTVSEALALLSTRAEEFLAAEPIRAAVYKRIEGYPEKLQACLHRARCYVPAGIAAVLRQRPSLVAAAVQAFYLRDPADLRACRRPFQTFPADQRVMTVVTFTRCLYAQLAQQKFVPDRRSGYTLPAPAHPQHRAHELGMKLAHGFEILCSKSSKVSPDSKRNVLSGPLWERFLRSLKDKDYFKGEMEGSAKYSELLHMAEDYFQQSVTTPESSVEVSPGDEILALLQTTPIDLKEFEREAACLPPEDDDSWLDITPDALDQMLKEAGNESLPSANEEEQKYALEAVAESMKAFVSKVSTHEGAEMPWSSDESHVTFDVDSFTKALDRILGADSEELDSDDLDEEEEFGFSDEDDEDSGAGNEGQDQKVSPDELIGSLKSYMDQMDRELAQTNVGKSFTTQKKGASSVKAAPSESAGPGCGAEDPDLAPVDVDMNLVANLLESYSAQAGLAGPTSNILQSMGVYLPENTDRCASSS